Genomic window (Streptomyces sp. LX-29):
CTCGCGGCGGACCCGGTCGCACCGCGAGGCGGGGCGCCGCGAGGCCGAGCCGACGGCGGGCCGCACGGGGCGTGGACCCGACCGCCGCCGGGCGTGACCCGCCGGCCCGCACCTCGTCCGTGTGCGGGCCGGCGGGCCTCGTCAGCGCAGGCCCGCCTGCTTGCAGGCGGTCGCGTACGCGGCGGTGCAGATGTCGCTGACCTTCAGCATCCCGTCCTTGACGACGGTGTCCTTGATGTTGTCCTTGGTCAGCAGGATGGGCGTGATCAGCTGGGCCGGAATGTCCTTGTTCGTCGGGCTGTCGACGGTCGCGGAGACGGCCACCTCCTCACCACGCCCCAGGGCGAGCGCCATCTCGGCGGCGGCCGTCGCCTCGGGGTCGAACGGCTTGTAGATGGTCATGCTCTGCTCCCCGCTGAGCACGCGCTGAACGCCGGCGAGTTCGGCGTCCTGCCCGGTGACCGGGGGCAGCGTGGTGAAGCCGCTGTTCTTGAGCGCGGTGATCGCGCCGCCGGCCATGCCGTCGTTGGCCGAGTAGACGCCCACGATCCGGCTCTTGCCCAGCAGGCCGATCGCCTCGGTCATGTCCTTGCCGGCCTGCTCCGGGAGCCAGCGGTCGACGTCGTACGACTTGCCGATCTTGACCTTGCCCTGCAGGACGGAGAGCGCGCCCTTCTTGAACATGGCGGAGTTGGGGTCGGCGTCCCAGCCGTTGAGCATGACGATCTCGCCCTGGCTCGCCTTGCTGCCGAGCTCCTTCAGCAGCGCCTTGCCCTGGATCTTGCCGACGTCCTCGTTGTCGAAGGAGGTGTAGCCGGAGAGCGGGCCGTGGGCGAGCCGGTCGTAGGCGACGACCGGGATGTCGGCGTCGTCGGCCTTCTTCACCGCGCCGGCGATCGACTCGGAGTCCACCGCGTCAAGGATGATCGCGTCGACCTTCTTCTCGATCATCGTGTCGACCTGCTGCTGCTGAAGCTTCGGGTCCGCCTTCGCGTTGGCGTACTCGACCGTGCACTCGGCACACAGGTCCTTGATGCGTTCGGTGATCAGAGGTCTGTCGTAAGCCTCGAACCGCGCCGTGTGGTCGTCGGGCAGAAGCAGGCCGATGCGCAGCGACCCGATCTTCTCCGCCGTGCTCTCGCTGCCTCCGTCGTCTCCCGATCCGCAGGCCGCGAGGGACGCGGTCATGGAAAGGGCGGCGACAGTGGCGATGACGACACGGCGCGGCATTGCATGCATGTTGGGGGTGACCTCCCTGACGAGGCCGCGATGTCACGGCCGAGGTGGCCGGAAGTCAACTCTGTGGCCCGCATGACGTCAAGGAAAGATTGCCATTCGTTATCAGCCTGAATTCACCGAGAAACCCCTTGCCACCAGGTGAGATACCATTCGGCGGCTGACCGCGCGGCGAGGGTTCACGGCCGCGCGGCATGCCGTTCGAGCGCCCGGATCCAGTCATTCCGCGGAATACCCGATGCGCCAATTCGGCATGCCCGCCGGCGCGTTGCCCACGCCCGCGCACCCACCACCCGACACCGCCCCCACGCCAACAAATCCGGACATCAGCGACCCACGACGCAACCAGGGGAATTCAGCGGCGATACCGGCATAACAGCAGCATTTCCATCTTGGCGGACAGACGCCGATGACAGATGCTTTGTTCCACCGCGTTCGCGGTCCTCGGGCCGACTGAGCGGTTCGCCTTCGCAATCACCGAAAGCTTCGCTCAGACCGGGGCCCGCAGCCCCTCCCGCAACCGGGCGAGGGTCTGCCGAAGGATGCGGCTCACCTGCATCTGCGAGACGCCCAGCCGGGCGCCGATCTCCTTCTGCGTCCGCTCCTCGAAGAAGCTCAGATACAGCACCCGGCGCTCGCGCTCGGGCAGCTCGGCCAGCAGCGGCCGGAGCGCCTCCCGTTCGAGCAGCCGGTCCAGTCCGGGGTCGGACGCGCCGAGCGTGTCGTCCAGCGAGACCCCCTCCGCTCCACCGGTGAGCGTGTCCAGGAGGCAGGTGCGCTGGATCCGCTCGACCCGCAGCCCCAGGTACACCTCCGACTCGCTGAGGTCCGTCGCCGCCGCCAGCTGGGCCACGGACGGGTTCGTCCGCAGCTGCTGCTCCAGCTCGGCGCGGGCGCGTCCGATGGCGCCGCAGGCCCGCTGGAGCCGCCGGGGGACGCGCACGCCCCAGACGCAGTCCCGGAAGTGCCGCCGCAGGCCCCCGGTGATGGTCGGCACGGCGTAGGCCTCGAAGGGGTGCCCCAGCCCCGGGTCGTAGCCGTCCACCGCCCGCACCAGCGCCATCGCGGCCACCTGACGCAGATCCGCCGCGGCCTCACCCCGCCCCCCGAACCGTCGGCTGATCCGCTCGGCCATGGGGAGCCACGCCTCGATGATCTCGCGCCGCAGCCTCACCCACTCCGCCCCGCCGGGCTCCAGCCGCCTCAGCCGGACGAAGGCGGCGGTGGTGTCGGGAGCCTCATGAGGAGAACGGCGAGCCCTGGTCATCAGCGGCCTCCTTGAAATCCAAGGCGCCTCCGGAATCCCTCACCACTATGGAGCCCGCCGAGCCCACCCGCCACTCAAGCCCCCGTCGGCCGCCCGGGGACCGCCCGCCTCTCCCCCGAGGCCGGCGCGGAAACGGGGCGGGCGCGCCTCATCCGGGGCTCAGCGGGCCTCGACGGACAGCCATACGGCCACCGCGCGGGCGATCTGCTGACCGGTGTCGAGCTGGACGAAGCCGAACTGACCGCCCTGGTTGCACTCCAGGAACCACCAGGTGCCGTCCTCCTCCGCGGCGAAGTCGAACGCTCCGTACGCGAGCCGCGCGGCCTCCATGTAGGAGCGCACCGAGCGGGCGATGCGATCGGGCACCCCCACCGGCTCCCAACCGGCCCCGGAGGCGGCGAAGCGCCCGTCCACCTCGTGCGGGTCGGCCGCCTTGCGCGCCGCGAACAGGCGCTCCCCGACGCAGGTCAGCCGGATGTCCGCGCACTTGTTCACATGCCGTTGCAACAGCGTGGGGCCGGCGGAGACCCCGGAGAAGTCGACCTCCGGGGTGATGCGGGTCGTGGGCAGCACCCGCGGCGGATCGTCCGGATGCGTACCGGAGACCGTCTTGACCACCAGGTCCCGGTGGACCGTGGCGAACTGGCGCGCCGCCTCGGGGAAGGACGTGATGAGGGTGGGCGGCACGGCGAAGCCGCTGAGCTGCGCGAGGTGGAGCTGCCAGGGCTTGTAGCGGGCCTGCGCGGCCGCCATCGGGTGGTTCATCCAGCGGACCGGCAGACAGCCGAGCATGCCGTACAGCGCGTGTTCGGACTCCGTGGTGAGCCAGCCGGAGGGCTCCGCGGCGTGTGCCGCGGGGGTCCCCGGACGACGCATCCAGACCGACCGCAGGCCGACCGCGCTCCCCATCCGCCCGCCCGCCGACAGGTAGCCGTGCATGTCGCCCTGGGTGTACTCGGCCGCCAGAGCGACGTCGCCGGGCAGATCGGCCGGGTCCAGCCGGATCAGCGGCACCCCCCGCTCCTGGAGCGCCGCCACCACCAGGTCCGCGGTCACGTCCTCCTCACAGGTGAGGATCAGGACCGTCATCGAGGGTCAGTCGTCGAAGTGCGTCTTGGATCCGGCGGTGGAGGTGGTGGTGCCGGTGACGAGCAGCCATGCCCGGTCGTCGATGGCGGGGCGCCCGTCGGGCAGGACGTTCAACTGCCGGGCGTGATCGTAGGTGTAGGGGACGATGACCGGCGTCTGCTGTGTCTGCCGGGCGTAACCCAACGCGAACGGCCGCATGTTCTCTCCTTCGTCCGAGCTCCGGTTCCGCCACCCGGCACGCTGGTCACGCGGCCGACCCGGTCTCGCTCGTCGATGTCGTAGGTGACCGTACGTGGCCCCCAACCGTCGATTGCCAAATTTGTTCGCCTTTGATGACGAGCCTTGACGCTCCCTCATATGACGACCTGACTCATATGAGGCCGGACCGCATGGCGGCTGAACGGGCCTGACCACTGGCGGTACTGACGGGCCGACTCATATGACGGCCCGACGGATCGCGCCCGCCTGTCACCCCGGGACCGCGGCACCCGTGGGCCCCTCGATGCCCGGATCCACCCTCCGTTAACCTCTCGTTCACCTGTTCGTCGGCCCCACTCATGATCAAGAATGGCCGTCGTCACGGAATCCGCACGGCGGACCGTGATCACCCTGTACGACCTCTCCTAGCGAGGATCCATGCGTTCCACCATCGTCGCCGGCCTCCTGGCCGCCACGGTTCTCATCACCGCGGCACCCGCGGACGCCGCCCCCACGTCCACGAGCGGCGCGTCGTCCCGAGACCGCTGTCCCCAACTCGACACCAGCCTGCCCTGGTACGGGGACAACCGCGCCAAGCTCCAGAAGATGATCGACGAGCGGGGTACCTGTTCCGGCATCGACGGCCGGCGCCCGGTCGCCGCGTTCGACTGGGACAACACCGTGGTCAAGAACGACATCACGGACGCCACGCTCGCCTGGTCCCTCCGGCACGACAAGATCCTGCGCCCGGCGCGCTGGCGTGACACCAGCCGCTGGCTGACGCCGGCCGCCGACCGGGCCCTCTCCGCCGCCTGCGGCACCTCCGTGCCCGTCGGCCGCCCGCTGCCCACCTCGGTCGACACCGACTGCGCCGACGAGATCTTCGAGATACGCGAGAAGTCGCAGACCATGGGCGGGGAACCGGCCTTCGCCGGGAACTGGAACCACCGTCGCACGGTGCCGGGCTACGCCTGGATCCCGCAGCTGTTCGCGGGTCACACCCCCAAGGCCCTGCGCTCCTTCGCCGCGCAGGCGCGCACCGAGCAGCTGGCGGCCCCGATCGGCGCCACCCAGAAGGTCGGCACCCACACCGTCGCCGGATACGTCCGCTACTACGAGCAGCAGAAGGACCTGATCCGCACGCTCAAGGCCGCCGGCTTCGACGTCTACATCGTCTCCGCCTCCTCCGAGCCGATCGCCGAGGCTTGGTCGGGAGGCGTCGGCCTCGACCGCCGACACACCATCGGCATCCGCAGCCTGACCCGGCACGGCAAGCTCACCACCGGGATTCGCGGCTGTGGCGACATGCCCGACGGGCGCGGCGAGGCTCTGCCGTACATGGACGGCAAGCGCTGCTTCATCAACCAGGAGATCTTCAAGATCAAGGGAGCCGCGGCCTGGCAGCGCCAGGACCCGGCGCACCGGATCGCCCTCGGGGCCGGCGACGCCGACACCGATGTGACGTTCGTGGACGACGCCACCGGAGTGCACCTGGCGATCAACCGCAACAAGCCCGAGCTGATGTGCCGCGCCCTCGACGACGCCGACGGGCGCTGGGCGGTCAACCCCATGTTCATCGCCCCACTGCCCCGCAAGTCCGGTGTCTACCCGTGCTCGACGACCGGCGCCACCCACCCGGACGGCAGCCTCGGCCCGGTGCTGCGCCATGACGGCAGTGTCATCCCCGACCAGGAGGACCTGGCCCTCCAGGCAAGCTGACGACCGGGCCGGCGAGGCCCGGCCGGTGGCGCGGTGGGGGGCGACGACTCCCCGGCGGCGGCCGGTCGCCACGGCGGCCGCTCCCCATCGCGTGCCCGGCCCCTCGCCCCGCCCGCCCCCTCGCCCGCCGGTCCCCACCGGCGGGCGAGGGGGCCACCGGCCCGCCGATCCCACCAGGCCGCCCGCCCGCCGCCGGCCGGCGCCGCGCCGACGTCGGCCCCAGGGCGCCGGCGGCCCTGGCACGAGCCGCGACACCGCTGTCATGGTGGTCGCGCGCACACCTGCTCGCGGAACTGTGGTGTCCCACCACATACGCCTCTGACCTGCGCATTTCTACGGTGTGGCGGCACGGAATCGTCCCCGCCGGCCCTCTGGAAGTGGTGCTCATGCCCTCCCCCGCGACCGCTCCTCCCCCCGCCCCCGCCAGCCTCCGCCGTATCGTCGCCGCCAGCCTCATCGGCACCACCATCGAGTGGTACGACTTCTTCCTCTACGGGTCCGCGGCCGCGTTGGTCTTCAACAAGCTGTTCTTCCCGGACTCCGACCCGCTCGTCGGCACGCTGCTCTCCTTCCTCACCTATGCGGTCGGCTTCGCCGCACGCCCGATCGGCGCGCTGGTCTTCGGGCACTACGGCGACCGGCTCGGCCGCAAGAGGCTGCTGGTGCTGAGCCTGCTGCTGATGGGCGGGGCGACGTTCGCGATCGGACTGCTGCCCACGCACGCCACGGTCGGTTCGGCGGCCCCGGTGCTGCTCACCGCGCTGCGACTGGTGCAGGGCTTCGCGCTGGGCGGCGAGTGGGGCGGAGCGGTGCTGCTGGTGTCCGAGCACTCCGACCGGGCGGGCGGGAACCGGCGTGGCTTCTGGGCGTCCTGGCCGCAGACCGGCGCCCCGGCCGGACAGTTGCTGGCGACCGGGGTGCTCTCGGCCCTGACCGCGCTGCTCTCGGACGCGGCCTTCGAGTCGTGGGGGTGGCGGGTGCCGTTCCTGCTGTCGGGTGTCCTGGTCCTGGTCGGCATGTGGATCCGGCTGTCCGTCGACGAGTCGCCGGTCTTCAAGGAGGCGCTCGCCCGCGCGGAGAGCCGGAAGCAGGAGGCGGAACAGCCGCCGCTGGTCGCCGTGTTGCGGCACCACTGGCGTGACGTTCTGGTCGCCATGGGTGCGCGCATGGCGGAGAACATCAGTTACTACGTCATCACCGCCTTCGTCCTCGTCTACGCGACCGAACAGGCCGACCTGGGCAAGCAGACCGCCCTCAACGCCGTCCTCATCGCCTCGGCCGTGCACTTCGCGGTGATCCCCGCCTGGGGCGCGCTCTCCGACCGCCTCGGGCGCCGCCCGGTGTACCTGCTCGGCGCCGCGGGGGTGGGCGCCTGGGCCTTCCCGTTCTTCGCCCTGATCGACACGCGGGAGTTCGGCTGGGTGATCGTGGCGGTCACGGTGGGGCTGGTCTTCCACGGCGCGATGTACGCCCCGCAGGCGGCCTTCTTCTCCGAGATGTTCGCGACCCGGATGCGCTATTCGGGCGCCTCGATCGGAGCCCAGTTCGCCTCGGTCGCCGCCGGCGCGCCCGCGCCGCTGATCGCCACCGCCCTGCTGGCCGACTACGACAGCAGCACCCCGATCGCGCTGTACGTGATCGCCGCGGCCCTGCTCACCCTGGTCGCGGTCGGGGTGGCGAAGGAGACCCGCCAGCGCGACCTCGCCGCGGTCGAACCGACGGCCGCGGCGACCACGAACGCTTCGGCAGCCGCCTCGGCGACGGGGTCGGCGAAGACCTCACCCCAGGCGTCGGCCTAGACGTTGACCTAGGCGTCGGCCTAGGCGTCAGCGCCGGCGCCTGGGTCGGCTTGGGCCTCGACCCAGGCGTCGGCTTCGGCTTCGGCGTCGACCGCCGCGTCGACTTCCGCGGCTCGCCCTCCGACGACGGGTCGGGTGTGAACCGCGCGGCCCCACCGGTCAGCGGGCGACCGCCGCCGAGAGCCGGTGGAGACGCAGCGCGAGCTGGATCTCCAGCAGGTGGGACGGCTCCTGCCAGCCGGGGCCCAGCAGCCGAGCCACCCGCTCCAGGCGCTGCGCCACGGTGTTGACGTGGACGTGGAGCGCGTCCTTCGTACGGACCGGGCTCATGCCGCTGGCGAAGTAGGCGTCCAGGGTGCGGACCAGGTCGGTGCCGCGCCGTCGGTCGTAGTCGATGACCGTGCCGATGGTGCGGTGCACGAACTCCGCCACCCGGTCGCCGTCCCGCGCACCCGCCAGCAGCAACCCGAGAAAGCCGAAGTCCTCCGCGGCGCCGCCCTCGCCCGCGCGGCCGAGCAGGTCCAACACGCTGAGACAGCGCAGCGCTTCGGCGTAGGCGTCGGCGACCACGCCGGGGGCGGCCGCCGGGGCGGGCACCGGCGCCGACGCCCCCACGGTGACCGGTGCGTGTACGGCGGTGCCCAGCTGCCTGGCCGCCCGGCGGGCGGTGGCCGCGGCGCTCTCTCCCCGGGCGAGCGGCAACAGCAGGACGACACCGCCGTCCCGCGCGGCGGCGAGGCCGTGCCCGGTCGCGGCCAGATGGGAGGCCGCGGACCACAGGCGCTGCCGGTCGGCGGTCTGCCGGTCGACCGCGCGCCGGTCGGCGGTCGCCCCGCGCGACGCCCGTCCGCCTGGGGAACCTCCGACTGGGGGACCTCCGCCTGGGGGACGGCCGTCGCCCACCGGACCGCCCACCGGACCGCCCATCGTGCGACGCCCGGTCGACCGCGGGTCCGCCGTCGAGCTCGGGACCCGGCTCGGATGCGCGCCCGGCCCTGCGCCCGGGCCTGCGCCCGGCCCTGCGCCCGGACCCGTGCCCGGCCTCGCGCTCGGACCCCCGCTCGGACCCGGACCCACGGTCCGGCCGGCGTCCGGGGTGTCCGCCGGGCCGCGGCCGGCCGTGCTGGGGCCGCCCGGGCTCGGGCGACCGGCCGTGGCGGCGCCCGCGTCCCGGTCCCCGTGCGCCCGGGCGCCGGGGACGGGGCGGGAGTCGGTGGCGGCCCGTCCCGGGAAGGCGGCGGGCCGGCCCCCGCGGAAGCCCGCACCGGTGCCCGTCGGGGCCTTCGGGTCCGCGGCGGCCGGGTCGACGGCGTCCCCACCGGTGTCGACGCGGGCCGCCAGGACGACATGCGGTGCGTCGAGGTCCGCCCGCAGCCTCAGGGCGCGCTCGCGCAGCAGCCCCGGGTCGCGGTCGGGGGCGTCGAGGAGGTCGTCCAGGAGCTCGCCGCGGACCCGTTGCTCCGCCTCGCCCGCGGATCGGCGGGCCAGTTGCAGCAGCGAGGTGACCATGGCGGCGCGCTCGAGCGTGCGTTGGTCGACCGGGTCCAGCCCGGAGTGGCCGTGCAGGACGAGCGCGCCGAGGAGTTCGCCGCCGGCGGAGACGGCGGCGACCCAGTCGTCGCCCTGCCGCACCGCGCGGCCGTCGGCGCGGGACGGGTCGACGGCCGTGAGCGGGCACGCCTCCGGCTCGACGAACTCCACCGATCCGCTGAGCACTTCGGCGACGGCGGCGGCGACGTCGTGCACCCCGCCACCGCGCAGCACCAGCTCGGTGAGCCGGTCGTGCACCTCCGAGGCGCGCTCGATGACGGCGCTGCGGTCCCGGATGATCTCGTTGGCGGCCTCCAGTTCGGCCAGCGCGGAGCGGGTCTCGGCCAGCAGGTTGGCGGTGTCGAGGGCGACGGCGGCGTGCGCGGCGAAGGAACCGAGCAGGGCGATCTGTTCGCGTTCGAAGACCCGCGCCCTCCGGTCTGCGGCGAACAGCACGCCGATGACGCCGCTGCCCAGCATGAGCGGCACGCCGAGGATGGCCACCAGCCCCTCGTCGATGACGCCTTCGTCGATGGTGTGGGTGTGCTGGAAGCGGGGGTCGTCCAGATAGCTGTCGGTGACGTACGGGCGGGCCGTCTGGGCGACCAGCCCGCCGAGTCCCTCCCCCATGCCGAGCCTCAGTTGCTGGAAGCGTGCCGAGACCGAGCCGTCGGTGACCCGCATGTAGGTGTCGCCCGCGCGGGGGTCGTTGAGCGTCAGATAGGCGACCTCGGTGCCCAGCAGCGAGCGGGCGCGCTGCACGATGGCCTGGAGCACCGCGTCCAGGTCGCGCAGCCCGGCGAGGTCGTGGGCGGTCTCGTAGAGGGCGGACAGTTCGGCCTCGCGTCGCCTGCGGCCCTCCAGTTCTCCATGGACCCGCAGCGCCGCCAGCTTGACGCGCTCCAGGGCGGCGAGCCGGGCGGGGCTTTCGCCCTCCGCGCGGGCGCGCAGGACGGGCCGCTCGAACGCCTCGGCGGGTGCGCCCCGCGCGAGCAGCTCGATATAGGGCTCGGTGCGTTCGGCGAACTCGGCGGGCTCGGCCGGGTCAGGGTCGTGCCCGTCCGCGCGGGGCTTCGGGGCGTGCTCGGGATTCAGTGGGCCGTCCATCCGCCGTCCATGGTGAGGGTGGTGCCGGTGACGAACGAGGTGTGCGGTCCGCAGAGGTAGGCGACCGCCTCGGCGACCTCCTCCGGCTCGACGAGCCGCTTGAGGGCCGTGTCGGCCAACAGCAGGTCGCTGACGACGCGTTCGGCGGGTATGCCGTGCGCGGCGGCCTGGTCGGCGATCTGCCGCTCGACCAGGGGCGTGCGCACGTAGCCGGGGCTGACGCAGTTGGAGGTGACGCCCCGCGCTGCCCCCTCCAGGGCGGCGACCTTGGAGAGGCCCTCCAGTCCGTGTTTGGCGGCCACGTACGCGGACTTGTAGGCCGAGGCGCGCAGCCCGTGGACGGAGGAGATGTTGACGATGCGCCCCCACCCCTGGCCGTACATGTGCGGCAGTGCGCCCCGGATGAGCCGGAAAGGCGCCTCCAGCATGACCGTCAGCACGGTCGAGAAGGTCTCCGGTGGGAACTCCTCGATGGGACGGACCAGTTGGAGACCGGCGTTGTTGACGAGGATGTCGGCGCCGTAGGCCGCCGCCTCGGCGGCGTCGAGGTCGGTGAGGTCCAGCGGGCACGACTCGACGCGGCCCGACAGGCCGGGGGTGTCCGCGGCGCGCGCCGCGAGGCGGGCCAGGCCGTCGGCGTCCCGGTCGGCCGCGCGGACCGTGGCACCGGAGGCGGCGAGCCGCAGCGCGCACGCCTGCCCGATACCGCCCGCGGCGCCGGTGACGAGTGCGGTGCGACCACGAAGGTCGACGGTGCCTGATGTGGTGGACACGCTCATAGCGGGCAGGCTAGACGGCGCCGCGGCCGCGAACGATGTGTCCGCGCACCACCCTTCACCGGGGTTCGGCGGGTTCGAACCACGTGGGTCCGTCGTACGCCGCCTGCTTGATGCGGGTGACGGCGAACTCCTCCATCTCGGGCAGCTCGTCGACGGCGAACCAGCCCACCTCCAGGGACTCGTCGTCGTTGACCCGCGCCTCGCCGCCGACCGCGCGGCAGCGGAAGCAGACGTCCATGAACTGGCAGACGTCGCCGTTGGGGTAGACGACCGGCTCCAGGGTCTCCACAAGGACGATCCGCTCCGGCACGCAGCGCACCGCGGTCTCCTCGTACACCTCACGCACCACCGCCGTGGCGGGCTGCTCGCCCGGCTCCGGGATGCCACCGATGATCGACCAGCGCCCGTTGTCGGACCGGCGGCCGAGCAGCACCCGCCCCTCGTCGTCCAGGACGATCGCGCTCACTCCGGGCAGCGGCAGCAGGGCGTTCCCCAAGGAGGTGCGCAGTTCACGGATGAAGTCGGGCGTGGGCATGCGCCCGAGGGTATCGGCCGCGAGGCCCCCGTTCGGACCATGTGCCGGTCGTCCACGGCCCCGTGCCACCCGGCGTGCGCCCCGCACGCGGACGGGCGCACACCACGCCCACCGCTGCTCGGGGCCGTCGCCGGGCGCGATCCGGAGGCGGAACTTCTTCGTACGCATATTCGCCCCAACGTTTCTGCACGGGTCCTCCCACGGCGCACCGGCAGCCGCTACGGTGTCAGTCCTTGCCCGCGCCCGGGGCCGGCCGTGCCGCGCCGTGGCGCGGCGCCCGTCAGCGCTCGGGGGGTCGACGGGATGGCGACGCCGACGGCGATACGACATGGCGCTTCGGAGCGCGGGGCGGCGCCCGATGTCGTGGGCGCCGCCCTTCTGAGCTGCTGCGCCGTCTGGGCGCTGGTCAGCGCGGCCGGGCGCGCGGCGCGCCCCGAAGGGACCCTGCTCGCGCTTCTCGCGGTGACCGCCGGGTACGCCTGCGGCCGGATCGCGGGCTCGCTGCTGCCGGTCGCCGCCGCGACGACCGGCGCGCTGGCGGGGGCCGTGCTCACCGTCGCCCCCGAGCAGGCCGCGTCCACCGGCGGCGTCACGGTGGACGCGGCGCGGCTGACGCTGGCCACCGGCGCCGCGTGCTGCGCCGCGTGGGCCGCCGGCCCGGGGCCGCTGCGCCGGGCGCTGTGGCTGTTGGCCGGCGCCCTGGCGGCGCTGGCCCTCGCCGCCGGCTGCGCGGCCGGCTTCGTCGCGGCGTGCGGGGTGCTGCTGTGTTCCCTGGCCGCGGGGCGGGTACGGCACCGGCTGCCGGCGCTCGCCGGGCTGGCGCTGGTGGCGGCGCTGGCGGTCGGCTCCACCTGGGCGGTGGCCGCGAACGCCCTGCCGCGCGGGCTCTCCACCTCCCTGGAGGGACAGCTCACCGAGCATCGGGTGCGCCTGTGGCACGACGCCGCCACGATCACCGCGGAACATCCGCTGCGCGGGGCGGGCCCCGACCTGTTCGGTGAGGTCAGCCCGGCCTCCCTGCAGTCGGCCGAGCCCCACGGCACGCCGTACTCCGCCCCCATGCAGCAGGCCGCCGAACAGGGGCTGCCGGGGGCGGCCCTGCTGGCCGCGGCCTTCGGCTGGACGCTGTACGCGCTGTGGCGCTCGCCCCGCGCCACGGCGGTCGCGCTGACCGCCGCGGCCGCCCTCACCGGGCTCGCCGTCCAGGCCGCCGTCGGCAACGCGCTGAGCTCCCCTCAGATCACCGCCGGCGCCGGCCTGCTGGCCGGCCTGGCCACCGCCCGCCGCCCCGGCGCCCCGACCGAGCCCGGCTGATCCGATCGAGCCCGGCTGATCCGGCCGCGCCCGGCTGAACCCGAACCAGCCCCGGATGCGGCCGAGCCCGGCCGCGGGCGCGGGCACGGCCCCGGAGACCGGGCCGGGCGCCCGGAGGCCGGGGCCCCAGGCCAGGCCGGGAGCCGAGCTCCGCACGGGTTCGGCATCCGAAAGGCGCCACCCCACACCCCACCCGCGCGCGACGCCGACGCCCGTGGCACCCCCAGGCAACTCCGGGCAACCCCATGGCGCCCTGCCTCGGAGGGACGCATCGGCGACCTGCCTCCGGGGCGAACCAGCGGCCCGCCCCGGGGGCCACCGCCGTCGGACGCCGCCGTGTCGTCGTGTCGTCGTCCGCGAGCCGTCGCCGCGCCCCGCGCGGGCGGGGGTGGTCCGCCATGGCACCAACGGCCCGCCCGCTGGCATGGGTGCTCCCCGCGCGGGCGAGGGTGGTCCGATCGCGGTGGTGAAGTGGGCCTGGCACGGACGGTGTTCCCGCGCGTGCCCGAGGAGAACGCCCACCGTGCGTACGACGCGCGCGGGCGGCGGCCCGAGCATGCCCGTGTGCCGCGGACGGCACGGGGACGGTCCCGCACCGGAGCGCCCGCGCCCGTGTTCGCGCGGGACGCGCTTCCTCCAACAGCCCTCGGAGAGCACTCTCGTCCCCATGCCCCCGCCCGCGCGGGACGGGCGTGCGCTCGCCGCCCTCAACAGCCCGCGGGGGTGTGAGGGCGACCGCTACGCCTGTGACGCCGGGCGGGCCCGCAGCCGCAGATGATCGCGGACGACCCGGACCGCGGCTTCGGCATCGTCCACGGTGACGGTGAAGACCCGGCCGTCGGAGAGGTGGAGGGCGATCCCCTCGCCGCGCCGTACGATCACCGCGGTACCCCTCTCGGGGCGCCAGCGGTAGCCCCAGCCGCCCCACTGTCGGGGGGTGACCCACGGGACGAACTCGGCGCCGACGACGTCCTGGAGGAGGATGCGGCGACGCGGCACGCCGATGTGGCCGCAGCGCACCTCCAGGCAGTCCTTGTCGACGCGCACCGCTACCTGGACGAAGGCCAGCGTGCCGAACAGCACGAGCAGTCCCGCCGCCACACAGCCGATGACGGACATGAGCAGCGGGGCCAGACCGGAGGTCCACGCGGAGTCCACCGCCAGCTCGACGCCGAGGGCCATGCAGCCGGCGCCCAGGAGGGCC
Coding sequences:
- a CDS encoding GAF domain-containing protein, whose amino-acid sequence is MDGPLNPEHAPKPRADGHDPDPAEPAEFAERTEPYIELLARGAPAEAFERPVLRARAEGESPARLAALERVKLAALRVHGELEGRRRREAELSALYETAHDLAGLRDLDAVLQAIVQRARSLLGTEVAYLTLNDPRAGDTYMRVTDGSVSARFQQLRLGMGEGLGGLVAQTARPYVTDSYLDDPRFQHTHTIDEGVIDEGLVAILGVPLMLGSGVIGVLFAADRRARVFEREQIALLGSFAAHAAVALDTANLLAETRSALAELEAANEIIRDRSAVIERASEVHDRLTELVLRGGGVHDVAAAVAEVLSGSVEFVEPEACPLTAVDPSRADGRAVRQGDDWVAAVSAGGELLGALVLHGHSGLDPVDQRTLERAAMVTSLLQLARRSAGEAEQRVRGELLDDLLDAPDRDPGLLRERALRLRADLDAPHVVLAARVDTGGDAVDPAAADPKAPTGTGAGFRGGRPAAFPGRAATDSRPVPGARAHGDRDAGAATAGRPSPGGPSTAGRGPADTPDAGRTVGPGPSGGPSARPGTGPGAGPGAGPGAGPGAHPSRVPSSTADPRSTGRRTMGGPVGGPVGDGRPPGGGPPVGGSPGGRASRGATADRRAVDRQTADRQRLWSAASHLAATGHGLAAARDGGVVLLLPLARGESAAATARRAARQLGTAVHAPVTVGASAPVPAPAAAPGVVADAYAEALRCLSVLDLLGRAGEGGAAEDFGFLGLLLAGARDGDRVAEFVHRTIGTVIDYDRRRGTDLVRTLDAYFASGMSPVRTKDALHVHVNTVAQRLERVARLLGPGWQEPSHLLEIQLALRLHRLSAAVAR
- a CDS encoding 3-hydroxybutyrate dehydrogenase; protein product: MSVSTTSGTVDLRGRTALVTGAAGGIGQACALRLAASGATVRAADRDADGLARLAARAADTPGLSGRVESCPLDLTDLDAAEAAAYGADILVNNAGLQLVRPIEEFPPETFSTVLTVMLEAPFRLIRGALPHMYGQGWGRIVNISSVHGLRASAYKSAYVAAKHGLEGLSKVAALEGAARGVTSNCVSPGYVRTPLVERQIADQAAAHGIPAERVVSDLLLADTALKRLVEPEEVAEAVAYLCGPHTSFVTGTTLTMDGGWTAH
- a CDS encoding NUDIX domain-containing protein — protein: MPTPDFIRELRTSLGNALLPLPGVSAIVLDDEGRVLLGRRSDNGRWSIIGGIPEPGEQPATAVVREVYEETAVRCVPERIVLVETLEPVVYPNGDVCQFMDVCFRCRAVGGEARVNDDESLEVGWFAVDELPEMEEFAVTRIKQAAYDGPTWFEPAEPR
- a CDS encoding O-antigen ligase family protein; the encoded protein is MGAALLSCCAVWALVSAAGRAARPEGTLLALLAVTAGYACGRIAGSLLPVAAATTGALAGAVLTVAPEQAASTGGVTVDAARLTLATGAACCAAWAAGPGPLRRALWLLAGALAALALAAGCAAGFVAACGVLLCSLAAGRVRHRLPALAGLALVAALAVGSTWAVAANALPRGLSTSLEGQLTEHRVRLWHDAATITAEHPLRGAGPDLFGEVSPASLQSAEPHGTPYSAPMQQAAEQGLPGAALLAAAFGWTLYALWRSPRATAVALTAAAALTGLAVQAAVGNALSSPQITAGAGLLAGLATARRPGAPTEPG